One Desulfobulbaceae bacterium DNA segment encodes these proteins:
- a CDS encoding type II toxin-antitoxin system HicB family antitoxin yields MKYPIAIHKDGNSCFGVTVPDIPGCFSAGETIDEALKNTEEAIFSHLEILAEGGEIAPTPSEIDTHYANPDYAGATWAYVDVDVSAFLGGTEKATVTLPKLLILKIDEEVAAGKWKSRSAFLADSALHALGR; encoded by the coding sequence ATGAAATATCCTATTGCAATACATAAAGACGGCAACTCATGTTTCGGTGTTACGGTTCCTGATATTCCCGGCTGTTTTTCAGCAGGGGAAACTATCGATGAGGCCCTGAAGAACACCGAAGAGGCAATTTTTAGTCATCTTGAAATCCTGGCCGAAGGTGGTGAGATAGCTCCCACTCCTTCGGAGATTGATACACATTATGCAAACCCTGATTATGCAGGCGCAACGTGGGCCTATGTCGACGTTGACGTTTCTGCTTTTCTTGGCGGGACCGAAAAGGCGACTGTTACCTTGCCTAAGTTGCTTATTTTAAAAATAGACGAAGAGGTGGCGGCGGGTAAGTGGAAAAGTCGGTCGGCCTTTCTCGCAGATTCAGCTTTACACGCCTTGGGCCGGTGA
- a CDS encoding type II toxin-antitoxin system HicA family toxin, translating to MNSKEIIKMIEADGWQLIRAKGSHHHFKHPAKPGLVTVPHPKRTLPTGTIKNILKQAGIK from the coding sequence TTGAATAGCAAAGAAATTATAAAAATGATCGAAGCGGATGGCTGGCAACTGATCCGGGCCAAGGGGAGTCACCACCATTTTAAGCACCCGGCTAAACCAGGCCTGGTCACTGTTCCCCATCCCAAAAGAACGCTGCCAACTGGCACTATTAAAAACATACTGAAACAGGCGGGCATTAAATGA
- a CDS encoding n-acetylglutamate synthase: protein MIQKIKFNLDGKVFRSLSNTENGEVDSGTLFYYQQDNDVISANYHGGLIVKGHLVGKQLKTGQLEFVYHHINLEGKLMLGKCFSTPAITTEGKLKYIEKWQWLSGDKSNGESEIIEV from the coding sequence ATGATCCAAAAAATAAAATTCAATCTAGATGGCAAAGTTTTCAGGTCACTTTCAAACACCGAAAATGGTGAAGTTGATTCCGGAACACTATTCTACTATCAACAAGATAATGATGTCATATCAGCCAATTATCATGGTGGTTTAATCGTAAAAGGACATTTAGTTGGAAAACAACTCAAAACTGGTCAACTTGAATTTGTTTATCACCATATAAATCTTGAAGGAAAGCTAATGCTTGGAAAGTGCTTTTCAACTCCTGCAATTACAACGGAAGGAAAACTCAAATATATTGAAAAATGGCAGTGGTTGTCGGGAGATAAATCAAATGGTGAATCTGAAATAATTGAAGTGTAA